The Lipingzhangella halophila genome segment GGAGTGCCCCAGCAGCATCGACTTGGAATGGTCGAAGACATGGTTCCACGAGACGGTGACGAAGTCGGACTCGCGCTTGATGTCGACCGCGCCGTCGTAACCGTTGCTGAAGCTGTTGTGGTCGATCCAGACGTTGGTCGAGCCCTCCTGGACGTTGATGGCGTCGTCGTCCCAGTCGGCGAAGTTGATGTTTTGGATGATGACGTTGTCGGCCTCGTCGACGTCGATACCGCCGCCGGTGATCGAGGCCTCAGGCCCCACCCCGATGACGGTCTTGTCGGAGGCCACGTCGTTCATCCCGTCGAGCTCGACGGTGCCCTCGACCTCAATGGTCATCGGGTCCTGGCCCGTCATCTCCGCTGCGAGCTCGTCTCCGCTGCTCACCCGGACGGTGCCGCCATCCGCGCCGCCTGTGGTCCCGCCGTTCTCGGCGGCCCATCCGGTGGGTTCACCGACGAGCGGGGAGGGGTCGGCGACACTCTGCGCGGTGGGGGCCTCGGTCGAAGCGGACAGCGCACTGGCGATCAGCGCCGCACCGGCACCGAGAGCGACGAACGCTCCAGCGCTGGTGAGAGTCCCTATCCGTCTCCGGTTCGCGTGCTGGTTGGTCCGCATGGCGCGGCTTCTCCTTATGTGGGGGTCCAGGATCTTGGGAAGCGCTTTCCAATGCGTTGGAATCTAGGACACGAAATCCAGAATGTCAATGCGGTCAGCGCCAATCCGGCCATCCCAGCCAATCCTTTGGTGTTGTGCCATGTCATATGGCTGGAATCGGCGGGCCGGCGCACTCGATGGTCCCCGCGCCGCCCGAAAATGCGGCACACCGCAACGAGAGGCGGCACTTCACCCAA includes the following:
- a CDS encoding pectate lyase family protein, giving the protein MRTNQHANRRRIGTLTSAGAFVALGAGAALIASALSASTEAPTAQSVADPSPLVGEPTGWAAENGGTTGGADGGTVRVSSGDELAAEMTGQDPMTIEVEGTVELDGMNDVASDKTVIGVGPEASITGGGIDVDEADNVIIQNINFADWDDDAINVQEGSTNVWIDHNSFSNGYDGAVDIKRESDFVTVSWNHVFDHSKSMLLGHSDDHTEDSGHLRVTYHHNFFDGSDSRHPRVRFGETVHVFNNYYRDNEEYGVASTMDAGVLVEANYFENVDNPTHVGYASSDAGRLVATGNVFEGSGEPETEGDVEPVPYDYAPDDAEEIPAIVSEGAGAGNL